The following coding sequences lie in one Isoptericola variabilis 225 genomic window:
- the trxB gene encoding thioredoxin-disulfide reductase — translation MTDQPTTAADVTTETPVHDVVIVGSGPAGYTAAIYAARAGLAPLVVAGSVTAGGALMNTTEVENFPGFPAGVQGPDLMDAMREQAEKFGARVLWDDAETLELTGDVKTVVTGGGETFRARTVILATGSAYRELGLPDEKRLSGRGVSWCATCDGFFFRDQHIAVVGGGDSAMEEATFLTRFASKVTVVHRRDALRASKIMADRALADPKIEFAWNSEVVGISGENKVTALTLRDTVTGAERELPVTGLFVAIGHDPRTDLVKGQVDLDDEGYILVEGRSTRTNLRGVFACGDVVDHTYRQAITAAGSGCAAALDAQAYLTELADAAGEADVAGTPAVPNPDGLPAALQQVG, via the coding sequence GTGACCGACCAGCCGACCACCGCCGCCGACGTCACCACCGAGACCCCGGTCCACGACGTCGTGATCGTCGGCTCGGGACCGGCCGGCTACACCGCCGCGATCTACGCGGCGCGCGCAGGCCTGGCCCCCCTCGTCGTGGCGGGGTCCGTCACGGCGGGCGGCGCGCTCATGAACACCACGGAGGTCGAGAACTTCCCGGGCTTCCCCGCCGGGGTGCAGGGTCCCGACCTCATGGACGCCATGCGCGAGCAGGCGGAGAAGTTCGGTGCGCGCGTGCTGTGGGACGACGCCGAGACGCTCGAGCTGACCGGCGACGTCAAGACGGTCGTCACGGGCGGCGGCGAGACGTTCCGGGCGCGGACGGTCATCCTGGCCACGGGCTCGGCGTACCGCGAGCTCGGGCTGCCGGACGAGAAGCGGCTCTCGGGCCGCGGCGTGTCGTGGTGCGCCACGTGCGACGGGTTCTTCTTCCGCGACCAGCACATCGCCGTCGTCGGCGGCGGTGACAGCGCGATGGAGGAGGCGACGTTCCTCACCCGTTTCGCGTCGAAGGTCACGGTCGTCCACCGTCGCGACGCGCTGCGCGCCTCGAAGATCATGGCCGACCGCGCCCTGGCGGATCCCAAGATCGAGTTCGCCTGGAACAGCGAGGTCGTCGGCATCTCCGGTGAGAACAAGGTCACCGCGCTCACGCTGCGCGACACGGTGACCGGCGCCGAGCGCGAGCTGCCCGTCACCGGCCTGTTCGTGGCGATCGGCCACGACCCGCGCACCGACCTCGTCAAGGGCCAGGTCGACCTCGACGACGAGGGCTACATCCTCGTCGAGGGCCGATCGACCCGGACGAACCTGCGCGGGGTCTTCGCGTGCGGCGACGTCGTCGACCACACCTACCGCCAGGCCATCACCGCGGCCGGCTCCGGCTGCGCCGCGGCGCTCGACGCCCAGGCGTACCTGACCGAGCTCGCGGACGCCGCGGGCGAGGCCGACGTCGCGGGCACTCCTGCCGTCCCCAACCCGGACGGTCTTCCTGCCGCCCTCCAGCAGGTCGGCTGA
- the trxA gene encoding thioredoxin, protein MASTVVVTDDTFRSEVLESDVPVLVDFWATWCGPCRMVAPILEELAEEYEGKIKIAKLDTDANQATTMAYGITSIPTLNIYRGGEVVKSIIGARPKRALVEEIESVLASV, encoded by the coding sequence ATGGCATCCACGGTCGTTGTCACCGACGACACCTTCCGAAGCGAGGTCCTCGAGTCCGACGTGCCGGTGCTCGTCGACTTCTGGGCCACGTGGTGCGGCCCGTGCCGCATGGTCGCGCCCATCCTCGAGGAGCTCGCCGAGGAGTACGAGGGCAAGATCAAGATCGCGAAGCTCGACACCGACGCCAACCAGGCCACGACCATGGCCTACGGCATCACGTCCATCCCGACCCTCAACATCTACCGCGGGGGCGAGGTCGTGAAGTCGATCATCGGGGCGCGCCCCAAGCGGGCGCTCGTCGAGGAGATCGAGTCGGTCCTCGCCTCCGTCTGA
- a CDS encoding PLP-dependent aminotransferase family protein, which produces MTPEHSSGTRLDPWFGAYAERAHGMRASEIRALFAVANRPEVVSLAGGMPFIEGLPLDVIGEAMQRLIRTKGTTALQYGSGQGEESLREKILDVVALEGVEAHPDDVVVTTGSQQALDLVTRIFVDPGDVVLAEAPSYVGALGVFRSYQADVVHVEMDADGLVPAELEATLTRLESEGRPVKLLYTIPNYQNPAGVTLSLERRPQVLEICRRHGVLVVEDDPYGLLGFEGDPLPALRSYDAEGVLYLGSFSKTFAPGYRVGFVIAPHAVREKLVLASESSILSPSNASQLAVDTYLETCDWRGQIKTYREMYRDRRDALVGALSEHLPSASWNVPGGGFFVWVRLPEGLDAKSMLPRAVTGRVAYVPGTAFYYDGRGAGHMRLSFCYPTPERIREGVRRLAAVVNAEAELVQLFGTSARPDDDPTDVEIPSPDLA; this is translated from the coding sequence ATGACCCCCGAGCACTCCTCCGGCACGCGCCTGGACCCCTGGTTCGGCGCGTACGCGGAGCGAGCGCACGGGATGCGGGCGTCGGAGATCCGGGCCCTGTTCGCCGTGGCGAACAGGCCCGAGGTCGTGTCGCTCGCGGGCGGCATGCCGTTCATCGAGGGGCTCCCGCTCGACGTCATCGGCGAGGCCATGCAGCGCCTCATCCGGACCAAGGGCACCACCGCACTCCAGTACGGCTCCGGCCAGGGCGAGGAGTCCCTGCGCGAGAAGATCCTCGACGTCGTCGCGCTCGAGGGCGTCGAGGCGCACCCGGACGACGTCGTCGTCACGACCGGGTCGCAGCAGGCGCTCGACCTGGTGACCCGCATCTTCGTCGACCCGGGCGACGTCGTGCTCGCCGAGGCGCCGTCGTACGTGGGGGCGCTCGGTGTCTTCCGCTCCTACCAGGCCGACGTCGTGCACGTCGAGATGGACGCCGACGGCCTCGTGCCGGCCGAGCTCGAGGCGACGCTCACGCGGCTCGAGTCCGAGGGGCGGCCCGTCAAGCTGCTCTACACCATCCCGAACTACCAGAACCCGGCGGGCGTCACGCTCTCGCTCGAGCGACGCCCGCAGGTGCTGGAGATCTGCCGCCGGCACGGCGTGCTCGTCGTCGAGGACGACCCGTACGGCCTCCTGGGCTTCGAGGGCGACCCGCTGCCGGCGCTGCGCTCGTACGACGCCGAGGGCGTCCTCTACCTCGGGTCGTTCTCCAAGACGTTCGCGCCCGGGTACCGCGTGGGCTTCGTCATCGCGCCCCACGCCGTGCGGGAGAAGCTCGTCCTCGCGAGCGAGTCGTCCATCCTCTCCCCCTCGAACGCCTCGCAGCTCGCGGTCGACACATACCTGGAGACGTGCGACTGGCGCGGCCAGATCAAGACCTACCGCGAGATGTACCGCGACCGGCGCGACGCACTGGTCGGGGCGCTCTCGGAGCACCTTCCGTCGGCGTCGTGGAACGTGCCGGGCGGCGGGTTCTTCGTGTGGGTGCGGCTGCCCGAAGGGCTCGACGCCAAGTCGATGCTGCCCCGCGCGGTCACGGGACGGGTCGCCTACGTCCCGGGCACGGCGTTCTACTACGACGGACGCGGTGCCGGGCACATGCGCCTCTCGTTCTGCTACCCGACGCCGGAACGCATCCGCGAGGGCGTGCGCCGCCTCGCGGCCGTCGTCAACGCCGAGGCGGAGCTGGTGCAGCTCTTCGGCACGTCGGCGCGGCCGGACGACGACCCGACCGACGTCGAGATCCCGTCGCCCGACCTCGCCTGA